In the Moraxella osloensis genome, one interval contains:
- the ileS gene encoding isoleucine--tRNA ligase, N-acetyltransferase domain-containing — protein MRGDLAKREPKWLEQWFADDVYAQIRRARQGREKYVLHDGPPYANGQIHLGHVVNKVLKDMIVKYKTLDGYDAPYVPGWDCHGLPIEQKVEGIIGKVGQPHKDKSKNGAIVTSTEFRGACRDYAKSQIDLQMVDFKRLGVLGDWENPYLTMNFKQEADTVRALAEIYKNGHITRGMKPVNWCLDCGSALAEAEVEYEDKKSDAIYVGFDIVNREALAATKAIDGALQAVIWTTTPWTLPANQAITASSELEYSVVKVTFNKQAFAIPTTLDTPNYLLRRLTKDDKTALQASASDPLIWEMLPEKRHEPAVFEPYFKKALEQKAFAIVDKKTNDIIGTTRFYDDNVEENSIAIGYTFLTREYWGSGANAEIKSAMLNHAQPQRETIWFHVAPDNQRSAKALEKIGATYQKTADNGLGERLFYHMAGEKPQPKISHLIVAYNLVAHLMSVFNAKEYSVVATVKGDALTALKAQHPLIAERQVPIITGDHVTADSGTGLVHTAPAHGVDDYMVGQKFHLPTENPVAGNGVYLPEAKVFVGEHIYKAQPKIIETLKTSGHLLKHDVITHSYPHCWRHKTPIIFRSTPQWFINMESQGLREQALTDIPKVVWTPSWGQNRIESMMHGRPDWCISRQRTWGVPIAFFIHKDTGDLHPNTAELMEKVAQVIEQGGVEAWFDAAAEDFIGDDAKEYQKSTDTLDVWFDSGSTNFTVLANRPDLANPADLYLEGSDQHRGWFQSSLLVSEAIYGRPPYKQVLTHGFTVDAKGYKLSKSKGNTKGFEPQELANKYGIDIVRLWVGSSDYRYEMAVSTEGFARTTDMYRRIRNTIRFLLANTDDFDPATDMVDASNLVSLDKYILKRAEAVQADIRQSYTNMDFHQVCQAVVGFCSQDLGGFYLDIIKDRQYTTKANGEARRSAQTAIYHIAHALLRWIAPILSFTAQEAWEILKGPHTSNGNGYIFTEEWYEFPPVVLDDVSESDWQAILNVKETVNKAYEIARTDKVINANLSANVTVYAPDTTMASLNRLGDELKFVLISSQANVATLTNQPSDVTYTDEDNQVAVMVKPATGEKCIRCWHIREDIGINPAHPEICGRCAQNVEGQGEVRNYA, from the coding sequence ATGCGTGGCGACCTTGCCAAACGCGAACCTAAATGGCTAGAACAATGGTTTGCCGACGATGTGTATGCCCAAATTCGTCGTGCTCGCCAAGGTCGTGAAAAGTATGTATTGCATGATGGCCCTCCCTATGCCAACGGTCAGATTCACTTGGGTCACGTGGTAAATAAAGTGCTCAAAGACATGATTGTCAAATACAAGACGCTTGACGGTTATGACGCGCCGTATGTACCGGGTTGGGATTGTCATGGATTGCCGATTGAGCAAAAAGTAGAAGGCATTATCGGTAAAGTGGGTCAACCCCATAAAGACAAAAGCAAAAACGGCGCCATCGTGACGTCAACCGAATTTCGCGGTGCTTGCCGTGACTATGCCAAAAGCCAAATTGACCTGCAAATGGTCGATTTTAAACGCTTGGGTGTATTGGGTGACTGGGAAAATCCTTATCTGACCATGAACTTCAAGCAAGAAGCTGATACGGTACGTGCATTGGCAGAAATCTATAAAAACGGGCATATCACTCGCGGTATGAAGCCGGTGAATTGGTGTTTGGATTGTGGTTCGGCGCTCGCAGAAGCGGAAGTGGAATATGAAGATAAAAAATCCGATGCGATTTATGTCGGTTTTGATATCGTCAACCGTGAGGCGTTAGCAGCGACTAAAGCAATTGATGGCGCTTTGCAGGCGGTGATTTGGACCACCACGCCTTGGACGCTGCCTGCCAATCAGGCGATTACCGCAAGCTCTGAGCTAGAATACTCCGTGGTAAAAGTCACGTTTAATAAACAAGCGTTTGCTATTCCTACTACCCTGGACACGCCTAATTATTTGCTTCGCCGTTTAACCAAAGACGATAAAACCGCTTTACAGGCAAGTGCATCTGACCCTTTGATTTGGGAAATGTTGCCGGAAAAACGCCACGAACCTGCCGTATTTGAGCCGTATTTCAAAAAAGCCCTTGAGCAAAAAGCCTTTGCGATTGTCGATAAAAAAACCAATGACATTATTGGCACGACCCGTTTTTATGATGATAACGTTGAAGAAAATTCGATTGCAATTGGCTACACCTTTTTGACCCGTGAGTATTGGGGATCAGGGGCAAATGCTGAAATTAAATCGGCTATGCTAAACCACGCCCAACCGCAGCGAGAAACGATTTGGTTTCATGTTGCCCCCGATAATCAGCGTTCGGCTAAAGCGTTAGAAAAAATTGGCGCAACTTATCAAAAAACCGCTGACAACGGTTTGGGCGAGCGCTTGTTTTATCACATGGCAGGCGAAAAACCACAGCCGAAAATCAGCCATTTAATTGTCGCTTACAATTTAGTTGCGCATTTAATGAGTGTGTTTAACGCCAAAGAATATAGCGTTGTTGCCACCGTTAAAGGCGATGCGTTAACCGCACTTAAAGCCCAGCATCCATTGATTGCCGAGCGCCAAGTGCCGATTATCACAGGCGACCACGTGACGGCGGATAGCGGTACGGGTTTGGTGCACACTGCGCCCGCGCACGGTGTCGATGACTATATGGTCGGGCAAAAATTTCACTTACCCACCGAAAACCCAGTCGCAGGTAACGGCGTGTATTTGCCTGAAGCCAAAGTTTTTGTCGGCGAGCATATTTATAAAGCGCAACCAAAAATTATCGAAACGCTCAAAACCAGTGGGCATTTGCTCAAGCATGACGTGATTACTCACAGCTATCCGCATTGCTGGCGACACAAAACGCCAATTATTTTCCGTTCAACGCCACAATGGTTTATCAACATGGAAAGCCAAGGTCTGCGTGAGCAAGCGTTGACCGATATTCCAAAGGTGGTATGGACGCCCAGTTGGGGACAAAATCGTATCGAATCGATGATGCATGGTCGCCCAGATTGGTGTATCAGCCGCCAACGTACTTGGGGCGTGCCGATTGCCTTTTTCATCCATAAAGACACGGGCGATTTGCACCCAAATACGGCTGAGCTGATGGAAAAAGTCGCGCAAGTGATTGAGCAAGGTGGCGTGGAAGCGTGGTTTGATGCCGCGGCTGAAGACTTTATCGGGGACGATGCTAAAGAATATCAAAAATCGACCGATACGCTAGATGTATGGTTTGACTCAGGGTCAACCAATTTTACCGTGCTCGCCAATCGTCCTGACTTAGCCAATCCTGCGGATTTATACCTTGAAGGCTCTGACCAACATCGGGGTTGGTTTCAGTCGTCGCTTTTGGTGAGTGAAGCGATTTATGGTCGTCCACCGTACAAGCAAGTGTTGACGCACGGGTTTACCGTAGATGCCAAGGGCTATAAATTATCAAAATCCAAAGGCAATACCAAAGGCTTTGAGCCGCAAGAACTTGCCAATAAATATGGTATTGATATCGTGCGCCTATGGGTCGGCTCAAGTGACTACCGTTACGAGATGGCGGTATCGACTGAAGGCTTTGCGCGCACTACCGATATGTATCGCCGTATTCGTAATACCATTCGCTTTTTACTGGCGAATACAGACGACTTTGACCCAGCGACCGACATGGTGGATGCTAGCAATTTGGTCAGCCTTGACAAGTACATTTTAAAACGCGCTGAAGCGGTACAGGCTGACATTCGCCAATCTTATACCAACATGGATTTTCACCAAGTCTGTCAAGCGGTGGTGGGTTTTTGTTCACAAGATTTGGGCGGTTTTTATTTAGACATCATCAAAGATCGTCAATACACCACCAAAGCCAATGGTGAAGCGCGCCGCTCAGCACAAACCGCGATTTATCATATTGCCCATGCGTTATTGCGCTGGATTGCACCGATTTTGTCGTTTACCGCACAAGAAGCGTGGGAAATCTTAAAAGGTCCGCATACAAGCAATGGCAATGGCTACATCTTTACCGAAGAATGGTATGAATTCCCACCAGTGGTATTGGATGACGTGAGCGAATCGGATTGGCAAGCGATTTTGAATGTCAAAGAAACCGTCAACAAAGCCTATGAAATTGCGCGCACTGATAAAGTGATTAACGCCAATTTATCGGCTAATGTCACCGTGTATGCACCAGATACTACCATGGCTTCACTCAATCGATTAGGCGATGAACTCAAATTTGTATTGATTTCAAGCCAAGCCAATGTAGCGACGTTAACCAACCAACCCAGCGATGTGACCTATACTGATGAAGACAACCAAGTTGCGGTAATGGTCAAGCCTGCCACGGGTGAAAAATGTATCCGCTGTTGGCACATTCGCGAGGATATCGGCATCAATCCTGCCCATCCGGAAATCTGTGGTCGCTGCGCCCAGAATGTCGAAGGTCAAGGCGAGGTGCGTAATTATGCCTAA
- the lspA gene encoding signal peptidase II, translated as MPNTQATTAATHSSTTLPVNGNKAMMWYGIAVLAMIIDQLTKLYFEHNYQLYQTTAIIEPIFNFTLAHNHGAAFSFLADKGGWQKWLFSALALAVSLGIMAYLRKIPQQAKLLALGLSLVMAGALGNLIDRVRLGYVIDFLHVHYGNAWHFPIFNIADVAINIGVALILIDAFLLESKRNTL; from the coding sequence ATGCCTAATACACAGGCAACGACTGCTGCCACTCATTCATCCACTACCCTACCCGTCAACGGCAACAAAGCCATGATGTGGTATGGTATTGCAGTTTTGGCAATGATTATTGATCAACTCACCAAGTTGTACTTTGAGCACAACTACCAACTGTACCAAACCACGGCGATTATTGAGCCGATTTTTAACTTTACCCTTGCCCACAACCATGGCGCGGCGTTTAGTTTTTTGGCAGATAAAGGCGGCTGGCAAAAATGGCTGTTTAGCGCACTGGCACTGGCTGTTTCCCTTGGTATCATGGCGTATCTACGCAAAATACCCCAACAAGCCAAATTATTGGCATTGGGCTTGTCATTGGTGATGGCGGGCGCTTTGGGCAATTTGATTGATCGGGTACGCTTGGGCTATGTGATTGACTTCTTGCATGTCCACTATGGCAATGCGTGGCATTTCCCGATTTTTAATATAGCTGATGTGGCGATTAATATTGGCGTTGCATTGATTTTGATCGATGCGTTTTTATTAGAATCCAAACGTAACACCCTTTAA
- the fkpB gene encoding FKBP-type peptidyl-prolyl cis-trans isomerase, producing MNHDIITPNEQTRITQDSTVDLHFEVSLENGTVIDSTFERGEPVRLVVGDGSLLEGFEKVLINLTAGDTRTASLSPEEAFGEWNPDNVQTFSHAQFAVTGNLPEVGTMMEFEDKGKTTLVGVVSAVTEDAIKVDFNHPLAGQNILFKVQIFRVTPKDSKGITLS from the coding sequence ATGAATCATGACATTATTACGCCAAACGAACAAACCCGCATCACTCAAGACTCAACCGTTGATTTGCATTTTGAGGTCAGCTTAGAAAATGGCACCGTCATCGACTCAACTTTTGAGCGTGGCGAACCTGTTCGTTTGGTGGTGGGTGATGGCAGTCTGCTTGAAGGGTTTGAGAAGGTACTTATCAACTTGACAGCGGGTGACACGCGCACCGCATCGCTATCGCCTGAAGAAGCGTTTGGTGAGTGGAACCCTGACAACGTACAGACTTTTAGTCACGCCCAGTTTGCCGTGACGGGCAATCTGCCTGAAGTCGGCACTATGATGGAATTTGAAGACAAAGGCAAAACCACCCTCGTGGGTGTGGTCAGTGCCGTCACTGAAGACGCCATCAAAGTGGATTTTAACCATCCATTGGCAGGTCAAAATATACTGTTTAAAGTGCAGATTTTTAGAGTGACGCCAAAAGATAGTAAAGGTATCACACTAAGCTGA
- a CDS encoding phosphate/phosphite/phosphonate ABC transporter substrate-binding protein, giving the protein MTINLLIAPDFAPERFAGWHMLNTLLQKKSGIHIHLLTPASAHEQNDLIQAQNVDIIYANPFDAATMIREQGYRAVARPLGKSDEMVIAAKADSGIAALDDLKAGCTIAMADNRDVKLIGLRLLEAVDLLETDITWKVTETYQAAARNLIKGEADAAFFLSEVYHSLSRLTLSQMQVLIESDLSDISHVLLVKESFADSGPFIDALLSLKDTAEGEQVLQELGMSDGFEPMTQEDGEFMIDLMDTLLD; this is encoded by the coding sequence ATGACAATTAATTTACTCATTGCGCCTGACTTCGCGCCTGAGCGTTTTGCAGGCTGGCATATGCTAAATACACTGCTACAAAAAAAATCCGGCATTCACATTCATTTACTGACACCCGCGTCTGCGCATGAACAAAACGACTTAATCCAAGCGCAGAACGTGGATATTATCTATGCCAATCCCTTTGACGCAGCGACAATGATTCGGGAGCAAGGTTATCGCGCGGTGGCGCGTCCACTGGGCAAATCTGATGAAATGGTGATTGCTGCAAAAGCCGATAGCGGCATTGCAGCACTTGATGATTTAAAAGCAGGCTGCACCATTGCCATGGCAGACAACCGTGATGTCAAATTAATTGGGCTTCGTCTGCTAGAAGCCGTGGATTTGTTAGAAACGGATATTACTTGGAAAGTTACCGAGACTTACCAAGCAGCTGCGCGTAATTTGATTAAAGGCGAAGCCGATGCGGCATTCTTTTTATCTGAAGTTTATCATAGCTTGTCACGCTTGACTTTATCGCAGATGCAGGTATTGATTGAAAGTGATTTGAGCGATATCAGCCATGTGTTACTGGTTAAAGAGAGTTTTGCCGACAGTGGGCCATTTATCGATGCCTTATTAAGCTTAAAAGACACCGCAGAGGGTGAACAAGTCTTACAAGAATTGGGGATGAGCGATGGTTTTGAGCCGATGACCCAAGAAGACGGCGAGTTTATGATTGATTTGATGGATACCTTATTGGATTAA
- a CDS encoding PAS domain-containing protein, which translates to MKSVQLPDMDKPAGDATAHRLTYSDGLSRVVYTTENELPYPDGKLIVSRVDLDGIITHANDAFVDISGYSRDELIGAPHHILRHPQMPKAAFKDLWQTVEAGKKWHGYVKNLCKDGSYYWVYATAVPNIRHGETVGYTSVRRKPSRSKIAQAEALYRKMLEEQA; encoded by the coding sequence ATGAAATCCGTACAATTACCCGATATGGACAAACCGGCGGGCGATGCCACAGCGCATCGTCTGACTTATTCAGATGGCTTAAGTCGTGTCGTTTATACCACCGAAAACGAGCTACCTTACCCCGATGGCAAACTTATCGTTTCACGCGTGGATTTAGATGGCATTATCACCCACGCTAATGATGCCTTTGTGGATATCAGTGGCTATAGCCGTGATGAATTAATTGGCGCGCCGCATCATATTTTGCGACATCCACAAATGCCAAAAGCCGCCTTTAAAGACTTGTGGCAAACAGTCGAAGCAGGCAAAAAATGGCATGGCTATGTCAAAAACTTGTGCAAAGATGGTAGCTACTACTGGGTGTATGCGACGGCTGTGCCCAATATCCGCCATGGCGAAACGGTTGGCTATACCTCGGTACGACGCAAACCATCACGCAGCAAAATCGCGCAAGCTGAAGCACTGTATCGCAAAATGCTAGAGGAGCAAGCCTAA
- a CDS encoding roadblock/LC7 domain-containing protein, with translation MRTDMFQQILNDLNSSSADVEASALISTDGLMIASALPAGIDEDRVGAMSAALLSLGDRAGRELARGSIERVMVQGEKGYVIMSASGTEAVLTILTKPNAKLGLVFLDMKRAAEALSKLI, from the coding sequence ATGCGTACCGATATGTTCCAACAAATCTTAAATGACCTAAACAGTTCTTCAGCGGATGTAGAAGCCTCTGCGTTGATTTCAACCGATGGTTTGATGATTGCGTCAGCCTTGCCAGCGGGCATTGATGAAGACCGTGTCGGTGCGATGTCAGCCGCGCTGCTATCACTCGGTGACCGTGCAGGTCGAGAACTAGCGCGTGGTAGTATCGAGCGCGTTATGGTGCAAGGCGAAAAAGGCTATGTGATTATGTCGGCATCGGGTACAGAAGCAGTATTGACCATTTTGACCAAACCAAATGCCAAATTGGGTCTGGTGTTCTTGGATATGAAGCGTGCGGCTGAAGCCTTATCAAAACTTATCTAA
- a CDS encoding lysophospholipid acyltransferase family protein — translation MQKSNRKTAPSALRISSLLSETAKQLRQPATYSKKNLATQWQRSKRVVNLMAAIQTGVGYAWQINHTPNPDNQQIIQLIQKFCKKSLKALGIEVIALEPIPTHHALWASNHISWLDIPVVGSIVPTFFLSKAEIANWPVIGWMATTAHTLFIQRGSGDTSKISEQMREFLSQGSPVVFFPEATTTDGTAIKRIYGNLLQSAMDSQVLIQPIVICYVNQDGELDQNIPYYGDISLIDSVKRVLDNPPAKAYVLPLAAIDPAGKTRNEITAILQQRMVDGLARLHGQVLHAKKP, via the coding sequence ATGCAAAAATCTAACCGTAAAACCGCGCCATCAGCGCTGAGAATCAGCAGCCTACTTAGCGAAACAGCAAAACAACTGCGACAACCTGCTACCTATAGTAAAAAGAATTTGGCGACCCAGTGGCAACGCAGCAAGCGCGTTGTGAATTTAATGGCAGCGATTCAAACAGGGGTTGGCTATGCGTGGCAGATTAACCACACACCAAATCCCGATAATCAGCAAATCATCCAACTGATTCAAAAATTCTGTAAAAAATCGCTCAAAGCGTTAGGCATTGAGGTGATTGCACTTGAGCCAATACCGACGCATCACGCGTTATGGGCGAGCAACCATATCTCTTGGCTAGATATCCCTGTGGTGGGTAGTATTGTACCGACCTTCTTTTTGTCTAAAGCGGAAATCGCGAATTGGCCGGTGATTGGCTGGATGGCGACCACCGCCCACACTTTATTTATCCAGCGCGGTTCGGGCGATACCAGCAAAATCAGTGAGCAGATGCGTGAGTTTTTATCACAAGGCTCACCCGTGGTTTTTTTCCCAGAAGCGACGACCACAGACGGCACAGCGATTAAACGTATTTATGGCAATTTGTTGCAGTCTGCGATGGACAGCCAAGTGCTCATTCAACCGATTGTGATTTGCTATGTCAACCAAGATGGCGAACTTGACCAAAACATTCCATATTATGGCGATATTAGCTTGATAGATAGCGTCAAACGTGTCCTTGATAACCCCCCTGCCAAAGCGTATGTGTTGCCATTAGCAGCCATTGACCCTGCGGGTAAAACCCGAAATGAAATTACCGCTATCTTGCAGCAGCGCATGGTGGATGGACTGGCGCGTTTGCATGGGCAAGTGCTTCACGCTAAAAAACCTTAA
- a CDS encoding GNAT family N-acetyltransferase — protein sequence MTDFVEQTNFVAQNNGAKLYEDIATYPVDSLFNTQLIAQLLAHNFADMAVVETLAPLVKPTISRPSTRQRPLFKSVMVNVSENKFSPQTEQHLLNAQRLRTLTFTQAFSVSFAGFHPSSEQPLDRDDFDNYCTHVVVYDETKQDSFGQPLAVATTRLFDKNGAIKAGHFYSEHEFRLGRLLDDYPYNVLEIGRTCVHPDYRGITTINHLWESIAAVAKAYNVNAFMGCASVPIEEGNVQNWLNHQLDSTKLDIKVTRKLPEDKLSAFDLAQVADVDLANPQNFALPALLKMYVKMGCSLGAAACYDPEFDCADVFVWLPFEQVKPRYQHYLH from the coding sequence ATGACTGATTTTGTAGAACAAACTAATTTTGTAGCACAAAATAACGGCGCCAAATTATACGAAGATATCGCCACTTATCCTGTTGATAGTCTTTTTAATACCCAGTTGATAGCGCAGTTGCTGGCACATAATTTTGCTGATATGGCTGTGGTAGAGACACTAGCACCGCTGGTCAAGCCAACGATTAGCCGCCCCAGTACCCGCCAACGCCCGTTATTTAAGTCAGTGATGGTTAACGTGAGTGAGAATAAGTTTTCGCCACAAACCGAGCAGCATTTACTCAATGCCCAGCGTCTACGCACTTTGACCTTTACCCAAGCGTTTTCAGTAAGTTTTGCGGGATTTCACCCAAGCTCGGAGCAGCCGCTAGATCGGGATGATTTTGATAATTATTGCACCCATGTGGTGGTGTATGACGAAACCAAACAAGATAGCTTTGGGCAACCACTCGCGGTGGCAACCACCCGCTTATTCGATAAAAACGGCGCGATAAAAGCTGGGCATTTTTATAGCGAGCATGAGTTTAGACTGGGTCGCTTACTCGATGATTACCCGTATAATGTGCTAGAAATCGGACGCACCTGTGTGCACCCAGATTATCGCGGTATTACCACGATTAATCATTTGTGGGAATCCATCGCGGCAGTCGCCAAAGCTTACAATGTCAATGCGTTTATGGGCTGTGCCTCAGTTCCGATAGAAGAGGGCAACGTGCAAAACTGGTTAAATCATCAGCTTGATAGTACCAAGCTAGATATCAAAGTGACCCGTAAATTGCCAGAAGACAAATTATCCGCTTTCGATTTGGCGCAAGTGGCTGATGTGGACTTGGCGAATCCGCAAAATTTTGCCTTACCAGCGCTGTTAAAAATGTACGTCAAAATGGGCTGTAGTCTTGGCGCAGCGGCTTGTTATGACCCTGAGTTTGATTGTGCCGATGTGTTTGTTTGGTTGCCGTTTGAACAAGTCAAACCGCGCTATCAGCACTATTTGCACTAA
- the hflX gene encoding ribosome rescue GTPase HflX has protein sequence MEYFERYEGGEKAILVHLNITHLNDPDDLEEFELLVDSAGAQKQALVTGTRSKPDAKYFVGTGKAEEIGELVKQYEADIVIFNHSLTPSQERNIERLVQCRVLDRTGLILDIFAQRARTYEGKLQVELAQLNHLATRLVRGWTHLERQKGGIGLRGPGETQLETDRRLLQVRVGQLKAKLDKVKQTRAQGRAKRQKSSVPTISLVGYTNAGKSTLFNTLTHENIYAANQLFATLDPTLRSVSWSGVGKVVLVDTVGFVRHLPHELVEAFHATLEETLEADLLLHVIDSHREDMHEQIAAVQSVLAEIDNQVPVLNVFNKIDLTGEPPHIGYSDKAKPNRVYVSAHEQLGIEQLTLAVQQLLVGQLQRFELTLPANFGQLQHELHKLEVIEDLSYDETGQTKLIAMMSVDKLKQLLGEFGIAPEEVLSQAQAKLLAPVLEPFEQLLQQPLDTAHET, from the coding sequence TTGGAGTATTTTGAGCGTTATGAAGGTGGTGAAAAAGCCATCTTAGTCCATTTAAATATTACCCATCTCAATGACCCAGACGATTTGGAAGAATTTGAATTACTGGTGGATTCGGCAGGGGCACAAAAACAAGCCTTGGTCACAGGTACGCGGTCTAAGCCTGACGCCAAATACTTTGTGGGTACGGGTAAAGCTGAAGAAATCGGGGAACTTGTCAAACAATATGAGGCAGATATCGTCATTTTTAACCATAGTTTGACCCCATCGCAGGAACGTAATATTGAGCGTTTGGTACAGTGCCGTGTGCTTGATAGAACTGGGCTTATCTTGGATATTTTTGCCCAGCGTGCGCGAACGTATGAAGGTAAACTGCAAGTTGAACTTGCCCAGCTTAATCACTTAGCGACTCGCTTGGTACGCGGCTGGACGCACTTGGAGCGCCAAAAAGGCGGTATTGGTCTGCGCGGTCCCGGCGAAACCCAGCTTGAAACCGATAGACGCTTGTTACAGGTGCGTGTCGGGCAGCTCAAAGCCAAGCTTGATAAGGTCAAACAAACCCGCGCGCAAGGTCGTGCCAAACGCCAAAAATCCTCGGTGCCGACAATTTCATTGGTCGGTTATACCAATGCGGGTAAATCAACCTTGTTTAATACTCTGACCCATGAAAATATCTATGCCGCCAATCAGCTATTTGCGACGCTTGACCCGACGCTACGGAGTGTGTCATGGTCGGGCGTGGGTAAGGTGGTACTTGTCGACACGGTCGGTTTTGTCCGTCATTTGCCGCATGAGCTAGTGGAAGCTTTCCATGCCACGCTAGAAGAAACCTTAGAGGCAGATTTGTTGCTGCATGTCATTGATAGTCACCGTGAAGACATGCATGAGCAAATCGCGGCAGTACAATCCGTGTTAGCGGAAATTGATAATCAAGTACCTGTGCTAAATGTGTTTAATAAAATTGACCTCACAGGTGAGCCGCCGCATATCGGTTATAGTGATAAAGCCAAGCCCAATCGGGTGTATGTCTCTGCCCATGAGCAATTAGGAATTGAGCAACTTACCCTTGCCGTGCAGCAGTTATTGGTGGGTCAATTACAGCGGTTTGAATTAACCTTGCCGGCCAATTTTGGACAATTGCAACACGAACTGCATAAGTTAGAAGTGATTGAAGACCTCAGCTATGATGAAACAGGTCAAACCAAACTCATTGCTATGATGTCGGTGGACAAGCTTAAGCAGTTGTTGGGTGAATTTGGTATCGCACCTGAAGAAGTGTTGTCGCAAGCACAAGCCAAACTGCTTGCGCCAGTGCTTGAGCCATTTGAACAATTACTACAGCAGCCATTAGATACCGCCCACGAGACATAA
- a CDS encoding lytic transglycosylase domain-containing protein has translation MVLFAKKPRLAYLLSASLLSLGGLASMDAANAGNMYVFKDSKGQVLLTNVVSNNRPAGNNFQNFTKTVKVTYYADTNVHSYSNWGANEAAVPASARGSKNSYDSMIVASALRHGVDPALMKAMMHTESGFNPNARSPVGAQGLMQLMPATARRFGVYNAWNPAENIEGAAKYLKFLQNRFGNVQHVIASYNAGEGNVSKYGGIPPFRETRDYVQRVLSRYNNLYRNDPNLRSGTSSNGFQNVSYNSSNPYTIIR, from the coding sequence ATGGTCTTGTTTGCAAAGAAACCTCGCCTAGCCTATTTGCTATCGGCTTCCCTATTGTCATTGGGTGGTTTGGCAAGTATGGATGCAGCGAACGCTGGCAATATGTATGTGTTTAAAGATAGCAAGGGTCAGGTACTGCTGACCAATGTAGTCAGCAACAACCGCCCTGCGGGGAATAATTTCCAAAATTTTACCAAAACAGTCAAAGTGACTTATTACGCGGATACCAATGTGCATAGTTATAGCAATTGGGGCGCCAATGAAGCTGCCGTACCTGCCAGTGCACGTGGCAGCAAGAATAGCTACGATAGCATGATTGTGGCTTCTGCGCTGCGTCATGGTGTCGACCCTGCATTGATGAAAGCCATGATGCATACTGAATCAGGTTTTAATCCCAACGCACGCTCACCTGTGGGGGCACAGGGGTTAATGCAATTAATGCCTGCGACAGCTAGGCGGTTTGGTGTGTATAACGCTTGGAACCCTGCCGAGAACATCGAAGGCGCGGCAAAATATTTGAAATTCTTACAAAACCGTTTTGGTAATGTTCAGCATGTGATAGCGAGCTATAATGCCGGTGAAGGCAACGTCAGTAAATACGGCGGTATTCCCCCATTTCGTGAAACCCGTGACTACGTACAACGGGTGTTAAGCCGCTATAACAACCTATATCGCAATGACCCCAACCTGCGCTCTGGTACTAGCAGCAATGGCTTTCAAAATGTTAGCTATAATTCATCAAATCCTTATACGATTATCCGCTAA